One Pseudomonas sp. AN-1 genomic region harbors:
- a CDS encoding glycine zipper domain-containing protein, whose translation MRRSAVFLSLAVAALAAGGCASNLGGDVYTRDEARAVQTVRMGTIVALRPVRIEGTKTPIGAGAGAVVGGIGGSTVGGGRGSAVAAVIGAVAGGLIGAATEEGFTRTQGVEITVREDDGTMRAYVQEVSEGEIFRVGERVRVLTVNGTSRVAH comes from the coding sequence ATGCGTAGATCGGCAGTATTCCTGAGTCTGGCCGTTGCGGCCCTCGCGGCGGGAGGCTGCGCCTCGAACCTGGGGGGCGACGTGTACACCCGCGACGAGGCGCGTGCCGTGCAGACGGTGCGCATGGGGACCATCGTTGCCCTGCGCCCGGTGCGCATCGAGGGGACCAAGACGCCGATCGGCGCCGGCGCTGGCGCCGTGGTCGGCGGTATCGGCGGCAGCACCGTCGGTGGCGGTCGCGGCAGCGCGGTCGCGGCGGTGATCGGTGCGGTGGCCGGCGGTCTCATCGGCGCGGCGACCGAGGAGGGTTTTACCCGCACCCAGGGCGTGGAGATCACCGTGCGCGAGGATGACGGCACCATGCGTGCCTACGTGCAGGAAGTTTCCGAGGGCGAGATCTTTCGCGTCGGCGAGCGTGTTCGCGTGCTGACGGTCAACGGCACCAGCCGCGTCGCCCACTGA
- the ihfB gene encoding integration host factor subunit beta, whose protein sequence is MTKSELIERIVTHQGQLSSRDVELAIKTMLEQMAHALAAGDRIEIRGFGSFSLHYRAPRVGRNPKTGESVRLDGKFVPHFKPGKELRDRVNEPS, encoded by the coding sequence ATGACCAAGTCGGAGTTGATCGAACGCATCGTCACCCATCAGGGACAGCTGTCGTCCCGTGATGTCGAGCTGGCCATCAAGACCATGCTGGAGCAGATGGCGCACGCGCTGGCCGCCGGCGACCGCATCGAGATCCGCGGTTTCGGCAGCTTCTCGCTGCACTATCGGGCGCCGCGGGTCGGGCGCAATCCGAAGACCGGCGAGTCGGTCCGTCTGGATGGCAAGTTCGTTCCCCACTTCAAGCCGGGCAAGGAGCTGCGCGACCGGGTCAACGAGCCGAGCTGA
- a CDS encoding lipopolysaccharide assembly protein LapA domain-containing protein has product MYWIKRILVAVAALLVAAITLVFILENQSHARLQFMTLQSPELPVAFFVALAFIAGGLAGVLLSLYLRARLKFALARNRSELGRCRKELDRLREQLASKDA; this is encoded by the coding sequence ATGTACTGGATCAAACGCATCCTGGTGGCTGTAGCCGCCCTGCTGGTCGCCGCGATTACCCTGGTGTTCATCCTCGAGAACCAGAGCCACGCGCGCCTGCAGTTCATGACCCTGCAGAGCCCCGAACTGCCGGTGGCCTTCTTCGTCGCCCTGGCCTTCATCGCCGGCGGCCTGGCCGGTGTCCTGCTCAGCCTCTACCTGCGTGCCCGCCTCAAGTTCGCCCTGGCGCGCAACCGCAGCGAGCTGGGCCGCTGCCGCAAGGAGCTCGACCGCCTGCGCGAGCAGCTCGCCAGCAAGGACGCCTGA
- a CDS encoding tetratricopeptide repeat protein produces the protein MPELLWLVLFMLAIGSGWWLGRRERQPHVQRRGAAAISNNHLLDDQPDAALQRLVEALEVSNETFETHLGVGRQFRQRGELAKATEVHQNLLTRPELGRSQQERAQLELANDFLSAGELSRAEPLLQNLVDSGAAVLLQALRSLLRIYEREREWAKAIEVGARLAGEDPAVRVATAHYHCELAEQQLRRREAQAARPLLLQALRGDPGCVRASLILARLDWQAGHADAAMRQLLQVVEQDAELFAEALPPLLQYAASDEARLRLEQVLGRILERFDARRADPLQLALADLIAQRVGSAAAIEHLQQCLARQPSLPLMLRLLDYQRDSAPEACRAQLSPLREALASLLASAPLYRCHHCGFQSRQLYWQCPACHGWSTIRRQLRPGLA, from the coding sequence ATGCCCGAGCTGCTCTGGCTCGTCCTGTTCATGCTCGCCATCGGCAGCGGCTGGTGGCTCGGTCGACGCGAGCGGCAGCCGCACGTGCAGCGGCGTGGCGCCGCCGCCATCAGCAACAACCACCTGCTCGACGACCAGCCCGACGCCGCCCTGCAGCGTCTGGTCGAGGCGCTGGAGGTCAGTAACGAGACCTTCGAGACCCACCTCGGCGTCGGTCGCCAGTTCCGCCAGCGCGGCGAGCTGGCCAAGGCCACCGAGGTCCATCAGAACCTGTTGACCCGCCCCGAGCTGGGCCGCTCCCAGCAGGAGCGCGCCCAGCTCGAGCTGGCCAACGACTTTCTCTCCGCCGGCGAACTGTCCCGCGCCGAGCCCCTGCTGCAGAACCTGGTCGACAGCGGCGCCGCGGTGCTGCTGCAGGCGTTGCGCAGCCTGCTGCGCATCTACGAGCGTGAGCGCGAATGGGCCAAGGCCATCGAGGTCGGCGCGCGCCTGGCCGGCGAGGACCCGGCGGTGCGGGTGGCCACCGCCCACTATCACTGCGAGCTGGCCGAGCAGCAGTTGCGCCGGCGCGAGGCGCAGGCCGCGCGGCCGCTGCTGCTGCAGGCGCTGCGCGGCGATCCGGGCTGCGTGCGCGCCAGCCTGATCCTCGCCCGCCTCGACTGGCAGGCGGGGCATGCCGATGCGGCCATGCGCCAGCTGCTGCAGGTGGTCGAGCAGGATGCCGAGCTGTTCGCCGAGGCCCTGCCGCCGCTGCTGCAGTACGCGGCCAGCGACGAGGCGCGCCTGCGTCTCGAGCAGGTGCTGGGGCGCATCCTCGAACGCTTCGATGCGCGGCGTGCCGATCCGCTGCAGCTGGCGCTGGCCGACCTGATCGCCCAGCGCGTGGGTAGCGCGGCGGCCATCGAGCACCTGCAGCAGTGCCTGGCCCGCCAGCCGTCGCTGCCGCTGATGCTGCGCCTGCTCGACTACCAGCGCGACAGCGCGCCGGAGGCGTGCCGCGCCCAGCTGTCGCCGCTGCGCGAGGCGCTGGCCAGCCTGCTGGCCAGTGCGCCGCTCTATCGCTGCCACCACTGCGGCTTCCAGTCCCGCCAGCTGTACTGGCAGTGCCCGGCCTGCCACGGCTGGTCGACCATCCGCCGCCAGCTGCGCCCCGGCCTGGCCTAG